A single genomic interval of Camelina sativa cultivar DH55 chromosome 11, Cs, whole genome shotgun sequence harbors:
- the LOC104724385 gene encoding histone-lysine N-methyltransferase, H3 lysine-79 specific-like: MEMEVVLGIGEEEKPKASCASEIESAKEHDSGEDTLKDDGVVVVVQENGVRVSVNGEGEGEKEKVNVVEAEKNLNESGVVVEDCVMNGVSSLLKLKEDMKEEEDGGGDDDEEEEEEEEEQEEEHGYCVGDFVWGKIKNHPWWPGQIYDPSDASDLALKIKQKGKLLVAYFGDGTFAWCGASQLKPFAESFKECSKVSNSRSFLVAVEEAVGEMGRHVERLLVCDCAEGKDKFDSRAANNAGIKEGVLVRDLRREMISSLLVGKHGEILKDVKFSAETVSFGGLLELEILKRKVSAFYRSGRGYGLPEYHEPQSVPGLEDKNNSDDEEEEEEEEEEEEEEEEEEDENVDDGLELRAKRSSVEEAEALDPEESSLQGSLEKCSGFPDHRLLHRRKEKSIADIMENESSAKVRFETELVNGDVKSNVKSGRKKTKRFDEVNGELENVTTTIPRRRKSEVSTIENASQKQVEEGSKSETSSKRKKRAVDDDDGSGNREETEKNEASNMDIDIDSTPLASLRKKVRFDASSIEKNDASGETATQSLKRERKKSKYLSPDFLSDFSRKRSKKSQVVSESSNISSQSQVGEQITDANDSIMAVEEDELDLPCEPSFDNGLGREELSEELSNAVDFLRLGATPKEMQDLIRVSALGTQYPKDSSSRDMVREFMTIYRSFTYHDGAIHKILGGYDSSDKEKDHLNEMPNPETKGKEKKDKKRKVKQPAEEVKETRKEEHETDKNGTMKKERRHKKSKTKKQDDEGEETGKESSESTKKERKRKKSESKEQADGEGEIRKEANGLTKKERKRKKSESKKQVEAVEEKDTQKESSEPTKKERKRKKPKHDEEETQSETVKPEKKKKNKKKKKKKREGKSKKKETEKGFAGAELYVTFGPGSSLPKKEELIEIYERFGTLDKERTDMLENISSARVAFLDVPDGEKAFESSQEKCPFTTSSTVKFRLKYPNERTEEKKTEAEVGETTVEVEYLKKKMDEMRMLLDGCEGGMTEEVRVKFEGEIVNLLEKVRK, from the coding sequence ATGGAAATGGAAGTTGTTTTGGGAATCGGAGAAGAGGAGAAACCTAAAGCTAGTTGTGCTTCGGAGATTGAATCGGCTAAGGAACACGATTCAGGTGAGGATACGCTAAAGGATgatggtgttgttgttgttgttcaagaGAACGGTGTTAGGGTTTCTGTAAACGGAGAGGGTGAGGGTGAGAAGGAGAAGGTAAACGTTGTTGAGGCTGAGAAGAATTTGAACGAATctggtgttgttgttgaagattgTGTTATGAATGGTGTTTCTTCGTTGCTGAAATTGAAGGAAgatatgaaagaagaagaagatggtggtggtgatgatgatgaagaagaagaagaggaagaggaagagcaagaagaagagcatGGGTACTGTGTTGGAGATTTTGTGTGGGGCAAAATCAAGAATCATCCATGGTGGCCTGGTCAGATTTACGATCCATCTGATGCTTCTGATTTGGCATTGAAGATTAAGCAGAAGGGGAAATTGCTTGTGGCGTATTTCGGTGACGGGACGTTTGCTTGGTGCGGTGCGTCCCAGTTGAAACCGTTTGCGGAGAGTTTTAAAGAGTGTTCGAAGGTGAGTAATTCGAGGAGTTTCCTCGTTGCGGTGGAAGAGGCGGTTGGAGAGATGGGGAGACACGTTGAGCGTTTGCTGGTGTGTGATTGTGCTGAGGGGAAGGATAAGTTTGATAGCCGTGCGGCTAACAATGCCGGGATTAAGGAAGGGGTTTTGGTGCGCGATTTGAGACGGGAAATGATTTCGTCTTTGCTGGTTGGGAAACATGGAGAGATTCTTAAAGATGTTAAATTCTCTGCAGAGACGGTTAGCTTTGGTGGGTTGCTTGAGCTGGAGATATTGAAAAGGAAGGTATCTGCGTTTTATCGGTCTGGAAGAGGATATGGTTTGCCTGAGTATCATGAGCCTCAGTCAGTTCCAGGACTTGAAGACAAAAACAacagtgatgatgaagaagaagaagaagaagaagaagaagaagaagaagaagaagaagaagaagaagacgagaatgTTGATGATGGGTTAGAATTGCGTGCTAAACGTTCTAGCGTAGAGGAAGCAGAAGCTTTGGATCCTGAAGAGTCGTCTCTTCAAGGATCGTTAGAGAAGTGTTCCGGGTTTCCTGATCATAGGCTGCTCCACAGAAGGAAGGAGAAAAGCATTGCTGATATTATGGAGAATGAGTCTTCTGCTAAGGTGAGATTTGAGACAGAACTAGTGAATGGAGATGTAAAGTCAAATGTTAAGTCGggtaggaaaaaaacaaaacgctttGATGAAGTTAATGGTGAGCTTGAAAATGTTACCACCACTATaccgaggagaagaaagagtgaAGTTTCTACAATTGAAAATGCTAGTCAGAAGCAAGTGGAAGAAGGTAGCAAAAGCGAAACTTCAagtaagagaaagaaaagggctgtggatgatgatgatgggagtggaaacagagaagagacaGAGAAAAACGAGGCTTCGAATATGGATATAGATATTGATTCAACTCCGTTGGCTTCACTGCGAAAAAAGGTCAGGTTTGATGCTTCCAGTATTGAAAAGAATGATGCAAGTGGCGAGACCGCCACACAATCATTAaagagggagaggaagaagagcaagTACCTTTCGCCTGATTTCTTGTCGGATTTTTCACGCAAAAGGAGTAAAAAGAGTCAGGTTGTATCTGAATCTTCTAACATTTCAAGTCAGAGCCAAGTAGGAGAGCAAATAACCGATGCTAATGACAGCATCATGgcagtggaagaagatgagttggATTTACCATGTGAACCTTCATTTGATAATGGGTTAGGTCGCGAAGAACTGTCAGAGGAACTAAGTAACGCTGTCGATTTTCTGAGGTTGGGAGCTACACCAAAGGAAATGCAAGATCTAATTCGTGTATCAGCTCTTGGTACACAATATCCAAAAGACAGTAGCTCAAGAGACATGGTAAGAGAATTCATGACCATCTATAGAAGCTTCACATATCATGATGGAGCCATTCACAAGATTTTAGGGGGTTATGATAGTtcagataaagaaaaagatcacCTGAATGAGATGCCCAATCCCGAGACTAAggggaaagagaaaaaagataagaagcgTAAAGTGAAGCAGCCAGCAGAGGAGGTTAAGGAAACTCGGAAAGAAGAGCATGAGACAGACAAGAATGGGACAATGAAGAAAGAGCGAAGACATAAGAAGTCTAAAACAAAGAAGcaagatgatgaaggagaagaaaccgGGAAAGAGTCAAGTGAgtcaacaaagaaagagagaaaacgtaaGAAGTCTGAATCAAAGGAGCAAgcagatggagaaggagaaatTCGGAAAGAGGCAAATGGCTTAactaaaaaagagagaaaacgtaaGAAGTCTGAATCAAAGAAGCAAGTGGAAGCGGTTGAAGAAAAGGATACCCAGAAAGAATCGAGTGAGCCAaccaagaaagagagaaaacgcAAGAAGCCTAAACATGACGAAGAAGAAACCCAGAGTGAGACTGTGAaacctgagaagaagaagaagaataagaagaagaagaagaagaaaagagaaggaaagtctaaaaagaaagaaactgaaaagGGATTTGCAGGAGCTGAGCTATATGTTACATTTGGTCCTGGTTCGAGTTTGCCTAAAAAGGAAGAACTGATTGAAATATATGAGAGGTTTGGGACATTGGACAAAGAAAGAACTGATATGTTGGAGAACATCTCGTCTGCCCGTGTTGCCTTCTTGGATGTACCTGATGGAGAAAAAGCTTTTGAATCCTCACAAGAGAAATGCCCGTTTACTACTAGTTCGACCGTTAAATTCAGGCTCAAGTATCCTAATGAGAgaacagaggagaagaaaactGAAGCTGAAGTTGGAGAGACGACAGTGGAGGTGGAATATCTGAAGAAAAAGATGGACGAGATGAGAATGTTACTTGACGGATGTGAAGGAGGAATGACTGAAGAAGTGAGAGTGAAATTTGAAGGTGAGATAGTAAATTTGTTGGAGAAAGTGAGAAAGTAA
- the LOC104724384 gene encoding transcription factor MYB23-like yields the protein MRMTRDGKEQEYKKGLWTVEEDKILMDYVRTHGQGHWNRIAKKTGLKRCGKSCRLRWMNYLSPTVNRGNFTDQEEDLIIRLHKLLGNRWSLIAKRVPGRTDNQVKNYWNTHLSKKLGLGDHLSGAKPACDAESPPSLALITTTSSNHQEIAGEKVSTVRLDTLIDESKLKPKPKPVHSLPTDVEVATTVPNLFDTFWVLEDDFELSSLTMMDFTNGYCL from the exons atGAGAATGACAAGAGATGGAAAAGAACAAGAATACAAGAAAGGTTTATGGACAGTGGAAGAAGACAAGATTCTCATGGACTATGTCCGAACTCACGGCCAAGGCCACTGGAACCGCATCGCCAAGAAAACTG GGCTCAAGAGATGTGGGAAGAGCTGTAGGTTGAGATGGATGAACTACTTAAGCCCTACCGTAAACAGAGGCAATTTCACTGACCAAGAAGAAGATCTCATCATCAGACTCCACAAGCTCCTCGGCAACag atgGTCGTTGATAGCTAAAAGAGTCCCGGGAAGAACAGACAACCAAGTAAAGAATTACTGGAACACTCATCTCAGCAAGAAACTTGGTCTGGGAGACCATTTATCTGGGGCCAAACCGGCTTGCGATGCAGAGTCGCCACCATCTTTGGCCCTCATAACCACAACTTCTTCTAATCATCAAGAGATCGCCGGCGAAAAAGTTTCAACTGTAAGACTCGACACTTTAATTGACGAGTCTAAACTCaagccaaaaccaaaaccgGTCCACTCATTACCAACTGACGTAGAAGTTGCAACGACGGTTCCCAATCTATTCGACACTTTTTGGGTTCTTGAAGATGACTTCGAGCTCAGTTCACTCACTATGATGGATTTTACTAATGGGTATTGCCTCTGA